A stretch of Hydractinia symbiolongicarpus strain clone_291-10 chromosome 9, HSymV2.1, whole genome shotgun sequence DNA encodes these proteins:
- the LOC130656361 gene encoding pre-mRNA-splicing factor 38B-like isoform X1 encodes MGDEEDEQIKKKGNALPTWGNAQTMNINNLIVTNILSSPYFKNDLFKLKTFHEVIDEIYYKVAHLEPWEKGSRKTHGQVGMCGGVRGVGAGGIVSSGYCLLFKLFTMKLTQKQLYVLLNHTDSPYIRGLGFMYIRYCLHPNTFWEWFEPYLEDDEEIDPKAGEGSSMTIGQMVRSFLLKLDWYGTLFPRIPVPIQKEIESYLKEYNLCDDRKVYADEEDRRERDQKKESPENDDSSFGEAERYARKKREEKERSPRRHHSSERDRHRHSKDRDRHRSSRDCDKSSRDRDRSSRNRDRSSSRRRSRSRERSHHDRDRKRDHDRHSRSKDRDHNSHRKK; translated from the exons ATGGGAGATGAAGAAGATGAACAGATAAAAAAGAAAGGTAACGCCTTGCCAACATGGGGGAATGCTCAAACAATGAACATTAATAACTTGATTGTGACAAATATTTTATCAAGTCCCTATTTCAAGAATGATTTATTCaaactaaaaacatttcatGAAGTTATTGATGAAATATATTACAAG GTGGCTCATTTAGAACCATGGGAAAAAGGAAGCCGGAAAACACATGGGCAAGTTGGTATGTGTGGAGGAGTGCGTGGGGTTGGCGCTGGTGGCATTGTTTCCAGTGGCTATTGTTTATTGTTTAAACTTTTTACAATGAAATTGACTCAGAAACAGTTATATGTATTGCTAAACCACACAGACTCGCCATATATTCGAGGGTTGGGTTTTATGTACATTCGATATTGTTTACATCCAAATACATTTTGGGAATGGTTCGAACCGTATTTAGAGgacgatgaagaaatagacccAAAGGCAG gtGAGGGATCTTCCATGACAATCGGCCAAATGGTTAGAAGTTTTCTCCTTAAACTGGATTGGTATGGGACATTGTTTCCAAGAATACCCGTGCCTATCCAGAAAGAAATAGAATCATACCTAAAAGAATACAACCTGTGCGACGATCGTAAGGTGTATGCTGACGAAGAGGATCGTCGAGAAAGAGATCAGAAAAAGGAGAGTCCTGAGAATGATGATTCCTCATTCGGAGAGGCCGAAAGATACGCCCGTAAAAAGAGAGAAGAAAAAGAGCGCTCTCCTCGACGTCATCACAGTTCAGAGAGAGATCGGCATAGACATTCCAAAGATCGAGATCGTCATCGCAGCTCTCGGGACTGTGATAAATCCTCTAGGGACCGAGATAGATCGTCTCGGAATCGCGATAGATCTTCAAGTCGCCGGCGAAGTCGTAGTCGCGAAAGAAGCCACCATGATAGAGATAGGAAGCGTGACCATGATAGACATAGTCGGTCAAAAGACAGGGACCATAATTCACatcgaaaaaagtaa
- the LOC130656361 gene encoding pre-mRNA-splicing factor 38B-like isoform X2, with product MLKKQVAHLEPWEKGSRKTHGQVGMCGGVRGVGAGGIVSSGYCLLFKLFTMKLTQKQLYVLLNHTDSPYIRGLGFMYIRYCLHPNTFWEWFEPYLEDDEEIDPKAGEGSSMTIGQMVRSFLLKLDWYGTLFPRIPVPIQKEIESYLKEYNLCDDRKVYADEEDRRERDQKKESPENDDSSFGEAERYARKKREEKERSPRRHHSSERDRHRHSKDRDRHRSSRDCDKSSRDRDRSSRNRDRSSSRRRSRSRERSHHDRDRKRDHDRHSRSKDRDHNSHRKK from the exons ATGCTAAAAAAACAG GTGGCTCATTTAGAACCATGGGAAAAAGGAAGCCGGAAAACACATGGGCAAGTTGGTATGTGTGGAGGAGTGCGTGGGGTTGGCGCTGGTGGCATTGTTTCCAGTGGCTATTGTTTATTGTTTAAACTTTTTACAATGAAATTGACTCAGAAACAGTTATATGTATTGCTAAACCACACAGACTCGCCATATATTCGAGGGTTGGGTTTTATGTACATTCGATATTGTTTACATCCAAATACATTTTGGGAATGGTTCGAACCGTATTTAGAGgacgatgaagaaatagacccAAAGGCAG gtGAGGGATCTTCCATGACAATCGGCCAAATGGTTAGAAGTTTTCTCCTTAAACTGGATTGGTATGGGACATTGTTTCCAAGAATACCCGTGCCTATCCAGAAAGAAATAGAATCATACCTAAAAGAATACAACCTGTGCGACGATCGTAAGGTGTATGCTGACGAAGAGGATCGTCGAGAAAGAGATCAGAAAAAGGAGAGTCCTGAGAATGATGATTCCTCATTCGGAGAGGCCGAAAGATACGCCCGTAAAAAGAGAGAAGAAAAAGAGCGCTCTCCTCGACGTCATCACAGTTCAGAGAGAGATCGGCATAGACATTCCAAAGATCGAGATCGTCATCGCAGCTCTCGGGACTGTGATAAATCCTCTAGGGACCGAGATAGATCGTCTCGGAATCGCGATAGATCTTCAAGTCGCCGGCGAAGTCGTAGTCGCGAAAGAAGCCACCATGATAGAGATAGGAAGCGTGACCATGATAGACATAGTCGGTCAAAAGACAGGGACCATAATTCACatcgaaaaaagtaa
- the LOC130657750 gene encoding uncharacterized protein LOC130657750, with protein sequence MGDFNLPHTNLPHTDCTPNQNSSSGKKEMITITNNLLLELSLTQIIRKPTHMAGNILDLVFTNNTIIHGISFIPTLRSISHHCFLDIATSYVPSHIRQQTIPRVFSSPFDFLNYQSENASETHVPSRKIEQTNRNKIPREKMALMRRRTRINKQLKFNHHARKESRRINKVQSQIFPLLRKKVPKVKSTVGPLINENGNYISDSKKIADMQLTQYYRMFSTPKQYTNKQNQSPSKPSLRNLIWTKSFEEGTIPDTLTSAIITPKHKSGSKTKAENYHQIALTSHIIKVFERVVRNQIVSFMEENNLFNSSQHGFRGGRSCLSQLHHFDNILQILCNNPNADVVYLDFAKAFDKVDIDIALKKIENLGIKDKLLKRLKSFLKNRTQYVSVNGHHSGTTKVISGVPQGSVLGPLIFLILMGDINLSVKDASLPSFADDTRLTIKVSSESCIEKMQAT encoded by the exons ATGGGTGACTTCAACCTACCTCACACCAACCTACCTCACACCGATTGCACCCCAAACCAAAATAGTAGCAGCGGTAAAAAAGAAATGATCACCATCACAAACAACCTACTACTCGAACTCAGTCTCACCCAAATCATTCGCAAACCTACACACATGGCTGGAAACATACTTGACCTTGTATTCACCAACAACACCATCATTCACGGTATCTCATTTATACCTACGCTCAGATCAATATCACACCACTGCTTCCTAGATATAGCAACATCTTATGTACCCTCACATATCCGACAACAGACAATTCCTAGAGTGTTCTCATCCCCAttcgattttctaaattaccAGAGTGAAAAT GCATCAGAAACACATGTGCCATCAAGAAAGATAGAACAAACCAACAGAAATAAAATTCCAAGAGAGAAAATGGCACTCATGAGAAGACGAACCAGGATAAACAAACAACTA AAATTCAACCATCATGCAAGAAAAGAAAGCCGAAGAATCAATAAAGTGCAATCCCAAATTTTTCCTCTCCTACGCAAAAAAGTTCCAAAAGTCAAATCCACTGTTGGTCCTCTAATCAACGAGAATGGGAACTACATCTCTGATTCAAAAAAGATAGCCGATATGCAACTGACACAGTACTACAGGATGTTCAGCACACCAAAACagtacacaaacaaacaaaatcaaaGTCCAAGCAAACCCTCACTACGAAAC CTGATTTGGACGAAATCATTTGAAGAAGGAACCATTCCAGACACACTAACTAGTGCTATAATAACACCAAAACACAAGAGTGGAAGCAAAACTAAAGCTGAAAACTACCACCAAATTGCCTTAACTTCTCACATCATAAAGGTCTTTGAAAGGGTTGTCCGaaatcaaattgtgtcatttatggaAGAAAATAACCTGTTCAACAGCTCCCAACATGGTTTTCGTGGTGGACGGTCATGTCTGAGCCAGCTTCACCATTTCGACAACATTCTACAAATACTCTGCAACAACCCAAACGCTGATGTTGTATACCTGGATTTCGCAAAAGCTTTTGACAAGGTCGATATAGACATAGCCCTTAAAAAGATAGAAAACTTAGGTATCAAAGACAAACTACTCAAAAGGCTGAAGTCCTTCCTCAAAAACAGAACCCAGTACGTCTCAGTAAACGGTCACCACTCAGGCACCACAAAAGTCATCTCTGGGGTACCACAAGGAAGTGTGCTTGGACCGCTCATCTTTCTTATCCTTATGGGGGATATTAATCTTTCTGTTAAGGACGCATCACTCCCaagctttgcagatgatacacgACTTACAATAAAGGTTAGCTCTGAAAGTTGCATTGAAAAAATGCAAGCGACCTAA